A genomic region of Candidatus Woesearchaeota archaeon contains the following coding sequences:
- a CDS encoding YdcF family protein, with translation MKILVVLGGSLKSDGSLAFKVKARADLAFKKFSKENYDFIIASGNHSISLNFTPKLTEANAIKKYLVLNGLTEDKIILEEQSKDTIGNAYYTKLLIMNLKPIQEICVITSKSHIKRSEYIFKKVFGPSHNLRFVGSEENISDVENNYKKETSILKVTKNWLDPIRDGDHKAIYLLIKKLYSDKS, from the coding sequence ATGAAGATTTTAGTTGTTCTTGGTGGTTCTTTAAAGAGTGATGGTTCTTTAGCTTTTAAAGTGAAAGCTAGAGCGGATCTAGCATTTAAAAAATTTTCAAAAGAAAATTATGATTTTATTATTGCTTCAGGAAATCATAGCATATCTTTGAATTTCACACCTAAATTAACTGAAGCTAATGCTATTAAAAAATATTTGGTTTTAAACGGACTAACTGAAGATAAAATTATTTTAGAAGAGCAATCTAAAGATACTATAGGTAACGCGTATTATACAAAGTTATTGATTATGAATTTGAAGCCTATTCAGGAAATTTGTGTCATTACATCAAAATCTCATATTAAAAGATCTGAATATATTTTTAAGAAAGTTTTTGGTCCTTCACATAATCTAAGATTTGTTGGGTCTGAAGAGAACATTAGTGATGTTGAAAATAATTATAAGAAAGAAACATCAATTCTGAAGGTAACAAAAAACTGGTTAGATCCTATAAGGGATGGAGACCATAAAGCCATATATTTGTTAATTAAAAAATTATATTCTGATAAATCATAA
- a CDS encoding ZPR1 zinc finger domain-containing protein has protein sequence MSVEDFNSEVLEGEHCPFCNKKTLTLRQAEREVPFFGNLIIFSMDCENEDCGYHKADVEASESKGPVKASFEVTCEEDLKVRVVKSSSATIKIAHVGSIEPGEASNGYVTNIEGILNRMKVQVEKIRDNTDDDSEKKKAKNIIKKLTKVMMGSEKIKITLDDPTGNSAIISEKTEFKNGK, from the coding sequence ATGAGTGTAGAAGATTTTAATTCGGAAGTTTTAGAGGGAGAACATTGTCCTTTTTGTAATAAGAAAACACTGACTTTAAGACAAGCTGAAAGAGAAGTTCCGTTTTTTGGGAATTTAATAATTTTTTCAATGGACTGCGAAAATGAAGACTGCGGATATCATAAAGCAGATGTTGAAGCTTCCGAATCTAAGGGTCCGGTCAAAGCAAGTTTTGAAGTTACGTGCGAAGAAGATCTTAAAGTTAGAGTTGTAAAATCTAGTAGCGCTACTATAAAAATTGCTCACGTTGGAAGTATTGAACCTGGCGAGGCAAGTAACGGATATGTGACAAATATAGAAGGCATTCTTAATCGTATGAAAGTTCAAGTTGAAAAGATTAGGGATAATACTGATGATGATTCTGAAAAGAAAAAAGCAAAAAATATAATAAAAAAACTTACCAAAGTCATGATGGGTTCTGAAAAAATAAAAATAACTCTTGATGATCCTACAGGTAACTCTGCAATAATAAGTGAGAAAACCGAATTTAAAAATGGGAAATGA
- a CDS encoding undecaprenyl diphosphate synthase family protein, producing the protein MIIPNILKGKNMPKHLAITTHRIRSWALKNNKDIKEATKQNVNKIKELIKFQLKKDIPILTIMVSTQTEEEIQALNQLFLELSKDEIIHHKKVRIYATGNWYDAEATMVDQIKKMLETTKDYDNYFINFCIRYDGQNEILTTAKLLVKKTIYQELKIDDLTKDSFKENMPTSNFMPPEIIIDNNWKYSGLLQWDSQNAHIILTNKFWMDYDLEEISKIIDQYNKYKEQQD; encoded by the coding sequence ATGATAATCCCCAACATTCTAAAAGGAAAAAATATGCCAAAACACCTCGCAATAACAACTCATAGAATAAGAAGCTGGGCATTAAAAAACAATAAAGACATAAAAGAGGCAACAAAACAAAACGTGAACAAAATAAAAGAACTAATAAAATTTCAACTAAAAAAAGACATACCTATACTAACAATAATGGTTTCAACACAAACAGAAGAAGAAATACAAGCACTAAATCAATTATTTTTAGAGTTATCTAAAGATGAAATAATACACCATAAAAAAGTAAGGATATACGCAACAGGAAACTGGTACGATGCAGAAGCTACAATGGTTGATCAAATAAAAAAAATGCTAGAAACAACAAAAGATTATGACAATTATTTCATAAATTTTTGCATAAGATATGATGGACAAAACGAAATACTAACAACTGCAAAATTATTAGTTAAAAAAACGATTTACCAAGAACTAAAAATAGATGATTTAACTAAGGACTCCTTCAAAGAAAATATGCCAACGAGTAATTTTATGCCCCCAGAAATCATAATAGATAACAATTGGAAGTACTCAGGATTACTACAATGGGACTCCCAAAATGCACATATAATATTAACAAACAAATTCTGGATGGACTATGACTTAGAAGAAATAAGTAAAATAATAGACCAATATAACAAATACAAAGAACAACAGGATTAA
- a CDS encoding GNAT family N-acetyltransferase: MLIRKYNSKDRKAVENIQFETFFLGKSLKGFIDNKKYVAEEIKYYLEEEPENCFVAEENRKVVGYLLGCLNVRHDDRKELLSKLFKTIARSLWMSKKDRKFWCNWNIKVIISAIFGKSDEINIKYPKNLGSLHINILPEARGKGTGSKLLKEFFKHAKKNGCKRISAGTWKTKLNDNKTFWLKNGFKKYSEIENTFFWKYLLPNEKIGLTVYVKEL, encoded by the coding sequence ATGCTTATTCGCAAATATAATTCTAAAGACAGAAAAGCTGTTGAAAATATCCAGTTTGAAACTTTTTTTCTTGGTAAATCTTTAAAAGGTTTTATTGATAATAAAAAATATGTTGCTGAAGAAATAAAATATTATTTGGAAGAAGAACCTGAGAATTGTTTTGTTGCTGAAGAAAATAGAAAAGTTGTTGGTTATTTGCTTGGATGTCTAAATGTTAGGCACGATGATAGAAAAGAATTATTATCAAAATTATTCAAAACAATAGCAAGATCTTTGTGGATGTCTAAGAAAGACAGAAAATTCTGGTGCAATTGGAATATTAAAGTAATAATTAGTGCAATATTTGGCAAATCTGATGAAATAAATATTAAATATCCTAAAAATTTAGGAAGTCTTCATATCAATATTCTTCCTGAAGCAAGAGGTAAAGGAACAGGTTCAAAGCTTTTGAAAGAGTTTTTTAAACACGCGAAGAAAAATGGTTGTAAAAGAATAAGTGCGGGTACGTGGAAAACAAAACTTAATGACAACAAGACTTTCTGGCTAAAAAATGGTTTTAAGAAATATTCTGAAATAGAAAATACTTTTTTTTGGAAATATCTCCTTCCAAATGAAAAGATTGGTTTAACTGTTTATGTAAAAGAACTTTAA
- the pth2 gene encoding peptidyl-tRNA hydrolase Pth2, with the protein MELKQVIIARNDLKMPKGKLAAQVAHGSVQALMHSDKKLVETWSKQGMKKTVLKVDSEKELRELLVLAKNEGLACGLINDAGRTFLTPGTTTVLGIGPDIEEKIDKVTGHLKLL; encoded by the coding sequence ATGGAACTAAAACAAGTAATAATAGCAAGAAATGATCTTAAAATGCCAAAAGGAAAATTAGCTGCGCAAGTTGCTCATGGCAGCGTTCAGGCATTGATGCATTCAGATAAAAAATTAGTAGAAACATGGTCAAAACAAGGCATGAAAAAAACAGTGCTAAAAGTAGATTCTGAAAAAGAATTAAGAGAACTATTAGTTTTAGCAAAAAACGAAGGACTGGCTTGCGGACTAATAAATGATGCAGGAAGAACATTTTTAACACCTGGAACAACAACAGTTTTGGGAATAGGTCCTGATATCGAAGAAAAAATAGATAAAGTTACAGGACACCTTAAGTTGCTGTAA
- a CDS encoding tRNA uridine(34) 5-carboxymethylaminomethyl modification radical SAM/GNAT enzyme Elp3: MTNNDFGELKNVYFEDLKSFLIDNSPNKDEIAKFKVSLCRKYGLKFIPTDIEILLNVDKEDLSFFRRFLTTKPVRTGSGVAVIAIMSAPFRCPHGKCTYCPGGPDSYFGNVPQSYTGNEPATMRGIRNNYDAYLQVMNRLEQYIAIGQSPDKVELIIMGGTFPSFSKEYQDEFVRDAFLAMNDFSELFFSGKGHNLDDLDIEKFKDFFLLPGNINDKHRQHEIHRKLLALKEKKRCSLIEAQKKNETTIIRCVGLTIETKPDWGLLEHGNQMLKLGCTRVELGVQTLNENVLNEVHRGHNLQDTKDSIKILRDLGFKLNFHMMPGLPGISKEEDIRTFKELFENSDYVPDMLKVYPTMVMPGTKLYLDFKQGKYTPLNTEDASDIIAESCRFVPKYCRIMRVQRDIPVKYSFDGIKKNNLRQIVEEKIKKKGIVLKDIRSREIGKNPILEPVDFEIIEYSASKGIEYFISLVDANDKLLGFVRLRIPSCSLRDEFNDKTAIIRELHVYGTAIAIGDEAGNSQHKGFGKKLMSKAEEIAISNNKNEILVISGIGVREYYRKLGYELKGPYMFKQLD, encoded by the coding sequence ATGACAAATAATGATTTTGGGGAATTGAAAAATGTTTATTTTGAGGATTTGAAGTCTTTTTTGATAGATAATTCTCCTAATAAGGATGAAATTGCTAAATTTAAAGTGAGTTTGTGTAGGAAATATGGTTTAAAGTTTATCCCTACTGATATTGAGATTTTACTTAATGTTGACAAAGAAGATTTGTCGTTTTTTAGACGTTTTTTAACTACTAAACCTGTTAGAACTGGTAGTGGTGTTGCAGTTATTGCAATCATGAGTGCTCCTTTTAGATGTCCTCATGGTAAGTGTACTTATTGCCCTGGGGGACCAGATAGTTATTTTGGAAACGTTCCTCAGTCTTATACTGGTAATGAGCCGGCAACTATGCGAGGTATTAGAAATAATTATGATGCTTATTTACAAGTTATGAATCGTTTGGAGCAATATATAGCTATTGGCCAGAGCCCTGATAAAGTTGAATTAATAATTATGGGGGGTACATTCCCTAGTTTTTCTAAGGAATATCAAGATGAATTTGTAAGAGATGCATTTTTAGCCATGAATGATTTTTCTGAACTGTTTTTTTCCGGGAAAGGTCATAATTTGGATGATTTAGATATTGAAAAATTTAAAGATTTTTTTTTGTTGCCAGGCAATATTAATGATAAGCATAGACAACATGAAATTCATAGAAAATTACTTGCTTTAAAGGAGAAAAAAAGATGTTCTTTGATTGAAGCGCAGAAGAAAAATGAGACAACAATCATTAGGTGTGTTGGTTTGACTATTGAAACAAAACCTGATTGGGGGTTGTTAGAACATGGTAATCAAATGTTGAAACTTGGTTGTACTAGAGTGGAATTAGGGGTTCAGACATTAAACGAAAATGTCTTGAATGAAGTACATAGAGGTCATAATTTGCAAGACACTAAAGACAGCATTAAGATCCTTAGAGATTTAGGTTTTAAACTGAATTTCCATATGATGCCCGGTCTTCCAGGCATTAGTAAAGAAGAAGATATTAGAACATTTAAGGAATTGTTTGAAAACTCGGATTATGTACCTGATATGTTAAAGGTCTATCCTACAATGGTTATGCCTGGCACTAAGCTTTATTTAGATTTTAAGCAAGGCAAATACACACCTTTAAACACTGAAGATGCTTCAGATATTATTGCGGAATCTTGCAGATTTGTTCCTAAGTATTGTAGGATTATGAGGGTGCAAAGAGATATTCCTGTTAAGTATAGTTTTGATGGTATTAAAAAGAATAATTTGCGTCAAATAGTAGAAGAAAAAATTAAGAAAAAAGGAATTGTTTTAAAAGATATACGTTCAAGAGAAATAGGAAAAAATCCTATTTTAGAGCCTGTAGATTTTGAAATTATTGAATATTCTGCTTCTAAAGGAATTGAGTATTTTATTAGTTTGGTTGATGCTAATGATAAATTATTAGGATTTGTCAGATTAAGAATACCTTCTTGTTCTTTAAGAGATGAATTTAATGATAAAACAGCAATTATTAGAGAGTTGCATGTTTATGGAACCGCAATTGCTATTGGAGATGAAGCTGGTAATTCGCAACATAAAGGATTTGGTAAAAAACTAATGTCTAAAGCCGAAGAAATTGCTATTTCAAATAATAAAAATGAAATTTTGGTAATATCAGGTATTGGTGTAAGGGAATATTATAGAAAGCTTGGATATGAATTAAAAGGCCCTTATATGTTCAAACAACTAGATTAG
- a CDS encoding RimK family alpha-L-glutamate ligase has product MVKAAIISLGSVSSKWTYEAMKKYFDEVEEIQLKDIEINISGKKAEILYKGNPLDEYDCIMPKGSFRYAQILRSLTTILEGKCYMPIDPKAFTIAHDKLLTQLMLQQHSIPMPRTYISSTIEAAKELLGTMNYPIIMKFPQGTQGKGVMFADSYASAVTILDAVSSLNQSLIVQEYIETESTDIRAFVIGEKVVASMTRKGNTNEKRSNTHQGGMVEQIALDEQTKEIAVRAAKATGAEICGVDILESIRGPLVIETNISPGLQGITKATKVDIADLIAKYLYKKTVEFLETKDGKNKQNVMTEIDNEGSIITGLDYRGTRILLPEVVSKAARLGSEDQVEIRIKKGKIVIDKFEVN; this is encoded by the coding sequence ATGGTTAAAGCAGCAATAATAAGTTTAGGAAGCGTAAGCAGTAAATGGACGTACGAAGCGATGAAAAAGTACTTTGACGAAGTAGAAGAAATACAATTAAAAGATATAGAAATAAATATATCTGGAAAAAAAGCAGAAATATTATACAAAGGAAATCCTCTTGATGAATATGATTGTATAATGCCAAAAGGAAGCTTTAGATACGCACAAATACTAAGAAGCCTAACAACTATATTAGAAGGAAAATGTTATATGCCTATAGATCCAAAAGCTTTCACAATTGCTCATGATAAATTACTCACACAATTAATGCTACAACAACACAGCATACCCATGCCAAGAACCTATATTTCATCAACTATAGAAGCTGCTAAAGAGCTACTTGGAACTATGAATTATCCTATAATAATGAAATTTCCCCAAGGAACTCAAGGAAAAGGAGTTATGTTTGCAGACTCATACGCATCAGCAGTAACAATACTTGACGCTGTAAGTAGTTTAAATCAGTCACTTATAGTCCAAGAATATATAGAAACTGAGTCAACAGATATACGCGCATTTGTAATAGGAGAAAAAGTAGTAGCATCAATGACAAGAAAAGGGAACACAAATGAAAAAAGATCAAACACGCACCAAGGCGGGATGGTTGAACAAATAGCTCTTGATGAGCAAACAAAAGAAATAGCTGTAAGGGCAGCAAAAGCAACGGGTGCAGAAATATGTGGGGTGGACATACTAGAAAGCATACGTGGTCCATTAGTAATAGAAACAAATATCAGTCCTGGATTACAAGGTATAACAAAAGCAACAAAAGTAGACATAGCAGATTTAATAGCAAAATATTTGTATAAAAAAACAGTTGAATTTTTAGAAACAAAAGATGGAAAAAATAAACAAAACGTAATGACTGAAATAGATAACGAAGGAAGCATAATAACAGGGTTAGATTATAGAGGAACAAGAATATTGTTGCCAGAAGTAGTAAGTAAGGCTGCAAGACTTGGAAGTGAAGATCAAGTAGAAATAAGAATAAAAAAAGGAAAAATAGTTATAGATAAATTTGAAGTGAATTAA
- a CDS encoding RimK/LysX family protein, whose protein sequence is MEEESKTILGMAEFITIKGKDKRKQLILPARIDTGATRSAIHTEFVKELQLGPVIKARKVKNANGTTVRPVIEVELIIKNKTLREEFTVADRTHMKYPVLIGRNILKHDFLIDVTKDPTKDPDHKYQKKVIEWLKQQ, encoded by the coding sequence ATGGAGGAAGAGAGTAAAACAATATTGGGGATGGCAGAATTTATAACAATAAAAGGTAAAGACAAAAGAAAACAACTAATCCTTCCTGCAAGAATAGACACTGGGGCAACTAGATCTGCAATACACACAGAATTTGTAAAAGAACTACAATTAGGTCCTGTAATAAAAGCAAGAAAAGTAAAAAATGCGAATGGAACAACAGTAAGACCTGTAATCGAAGTGGAATTAATAATAAAAAACAAAACACTAAGAGAAGAATTTACTGTGGCAGACAGAACACACATGAAATATCCTGTTCTGATAGGAAGAAACATACTAAAACATGATTTTTTAATAGATGTAACAAAAGATCCGACGAAAGATCCGGATCATAAATACCAAAAGAAAGTGATAGAATGGTTAAAGCAGCAATAA
- a CDS encoding HIT domain-containing protein — protein MSEQPDFSKMTPQEIAEYQKKNCIFCKIIAGEIPSKKIYEDKDFYGILDINPASQGHILLLPKEHVQVMPQMKSEIVANLGETIQKVSKLILESLNCKGTSIFIANGAIAGQKAPHFIIHIIPRNDDDQVPLNPKFEKIPDQQWAESYEKMYESIYGKKPQTEEEKTKNKQVTSKNKETQDADDKKEDENLKENDEDMIETKENELDTQEENKKEEQVTSKNKETESQENSKEDETIKEDETIEKEVDLDKISELFK, from the coding sequence ATGAGTGAACAACCCGACTTTTCAAAGATGACCCCTCAAGAAATAGCAGAATACCAAAAAAAAAATTGTATATTCTGTAAAATAATAGCTGGAGAAATACCCTCAAAAAAAATATATGAAGACAAAGATTTCTACGGAATATTAGATATAAATCCTGCATCACAAGGACACATACTTCTACTACCAAAAGAACACGTTCAAGTAATGCCTCAAATGAAATCAGAAATAGTTGCAAATTTAGGAGAAACAATACAAAAAGTCTCAAAATTAATATTAGAAAGCTTAAATTGTAAAGGAACCAGCATATTCATAGCAAACGGAGCAATTGCAGGACAAAAAGCGCCACATTTCATAATACACATAATACCAAGAAATGATGATGATCAAGTACCTTTAAATCCCAAATTCGAAAAAATACCTGATCAACAATGGGCCGAATCTTATGAAAAAATGTACGAATCAATATATGGAAAAAAACCACAGACAGAAGAAGAAAAAACAAAGAATAAACAAGTAACATCAAAAAACAAAGAAACACAAGATGCAGATGATAAAAAAGAAGACGAGAACCTCAAAGAAAACGATGAAGACATGATTGAAACAAAAGAAAATGAACTCGACACTCAAGAAGAAAACAAAAAAGAAGAACAAGTAACATCAAAAAACAAAGAAACAGAATCACAAGAAAATTCAAAAGAAGATGAAACGATAAAAGAAGATGAAACCATAGAAAAAGAAGTAGATTTAGATAAAATATCAGAATTATTCAAATAA
- a CDS encoding methyltransferase — protein MDHYFSENPTSDLKKFKINVFLKEDSFSLWSASGLFSRDELDFASKLLIENAVISDFSKVLDLGCGCGVIGISLIRKFSDLNVFFSDVNLRAISVTAENLKLLKLKGKVVQSDLFEKINDKFDVIISNPPIAAGRRVCFKLIEDSKNYLVKGGNLQLVARHNKGGFTLEKKMEDVFGNVKCLVKKGGFRVYISENV, from the coding sequence ATGGATCATTATTTTTCTGAAAATCCTACGTCAGATTTAAAAAAGTTTAAAATTAACGTTTTTTTAAAAGAAGATTCATTTTCTTTGTGGTCTGCTAGTGGTTTGTTTTCCAGAGATGAATTAGATTTTGCTTCTAAGCTTTTAATTGAAAACGCCGTAATTTCAGATTTTAGTAAAGTTTTGGACTTGGGTTGTGGTTGTGGAGTTATAGGTATTTCTTTAATAAGAAAATTTTCTGATTTAAATGTATTTTTTAGCGATGTAAATTTGAGAGCTATTTCAGTTACTGCGGAAAATCTGAAGTTGTTAAAATTAAAAGGTAAAGTTGTTCAGTCTGATTTGTTTGAAAAAATTAATGATAAATTCGATGTTATTATCAGTAATCCTCCTATAGCAGCTGGAAGGCGTGTTTGTTTTAAATTGATAGAAGATTCTAAAAATTATTTGGTTAAAGGAGGTAATTTGCAGTTGGTTGCCAGGCACAATAAAGGCGGTTTTACTCTTGAGAAAAAAATGGAGGATGTTTTCGGTAATGTTAAGTGTTTAGTTAAGAAAGGTGGTTTTAGGGTTTATATCTCTGAAAATGTTTGA
- a CDS encoding HIT family protein, with translation MYSEIILEDEELFVIQPQNAITKGHTIIVPKEKYTILEEVPKDLIKKMLQTANKISSILFETMQCHGTNILIQNGTAAGQQNPQFSINILPRYENDDINFEWTPKQATQQELAESEQLFKNREDEENKKKYLEEQKNKTQPKKEEEIKEDDEKENYLTKSLSRTA, from the coding sequence ATGTATTCGGAAATAATATTAGAGGATGAAGAATTATTTGTAATACAACCACAAAATGCTATTACGAAAGGACATACAATAATAGTTCCTAAAGAAAAGTACACGATATTAGAGGAAGTGCCGAAAGATCTAATAAAAAAAATGTTGCAAACAGCAAACAAAATATCATCGATATTATTTGAAACAATGCAATGCCACGGAACAAATATATTGATACAAAACGGTACAGCTGCAGGACAGCAAAACCCGCAATTCTCAATAAACATACTGCCAAGATATGAAAATGACGATATAAATTTCGAATGGACTCCAAAACAAGCAACCCAACAAGAACTCGCAGAATCAGAACAACTCTTCAAAAATAGAGAAGATGAAGAAAATAAAAAGAAATATTTAGAAGAACAAAAAAATAAAACACAACCAAAAAAAGAAGAAGAAATAAAAGAAGACGATGAAAAAGAGAACTACCTAACAAAATCACTTTCAAGAACAGCCTAA
- a CDS encoding cell division protein SepF: MKKFFSLKSFKKTRYDEEDQGETEDEYVELNTDMDHGASSRVMVRPFVLDDFTDVKNVIEVLREGYTICLLNIGPLREKDMVELKRAINKLKKTIEAIGGDIAGFGEDYIVVVPSFAGIYRSSGEAKDFDD, translated from the coding sequence ATGAAGAAGTTTTTCAGTCTTAAATCGTTCAAAAAGACAAGATATGATGAAGAAGATCAGGGCGAAACAGAAGATGAGTATGTTGAATTGAATACAGATATGGATCATGGAGCATCTTCGCGTGTTATGGTAAGGCCTTTTGTTCTTGATGATTTCACTGATGTTAAGAATGTTATCGAAGTCTTAAGAGAAGGATACACTATTTGTTTGTTAAACATAGGTCCTTTGCGGGAGAAAGATATGGTTGAGCTAAAGAGAGCTATAAATAAATTAAAAAAGACAATCGAAGCTATTGGCGGAGACATTGCTGGTTTTGGCGAGGATTATATTGTTGTTGTGCCAAGTTTTGCAGGAATCTATAGATCTTCTGGCGAAGCTAAGGACTTTGATGACTAA
- the pgl gene encoding 6-phosphogluconolactonase, protein MKLLKYPKREELIKHAASFITDEIEFLANQQEKIFIGLVGGTSTGKLYEELTKKNIKSWQKCHFFILDERYAPITSNESNYKTIKEKLLEPLLNKNLIQNKHVHRIKTELSGEKAAFDYSKKFEEFAGRIDIAILSSGEDGHVAGIFPEKEYTDKQAYEYFEDSPKLPKKRISIVPGALAMTKTAFVLFLGKEKKQALKSYLNNTEKTIPQQILDEIENTIIVTDQK, encoded by the coding sequence ATGAAACTACTAAAATATCCTAAAAGAGAAGAACTCATAAAACACGCTGCTTCATTCATAACAGATGAAATAGAATTTCTTGCCAATCAACAAGAAAAAATATTCATAGGCTTGGTTGGCGGAACAAGCACAGGAAAACTGTACGAAGAATTAACTAAAAAAAATATTAAATCATGGCAGAAATGTCATTTTTTCATATTAGACGAAAGATACGCACCTATAACTTCAAATGAAAGCAATTATAAAACAATAAAAGAAAAACTGCTAGAACCGCTATTAAACAAGAATTTGATACAAAATAAACATGTTCACAGAATAAAAACGGAATTATCAGGAGAAAAAGCAGCTTTTGATTACTCGAAAAAATTCGAAGAATTCGCAGGAAGAATAGACATAGCAATTCTGAGCAGTGGAGAAGATGGGCACGTAGCAGGAATATTTCCTGAAAAAGAATATACTGACAAACAAGCATACGAATACTTTGAAGATTCTCCTAAGCTTCCCAAAAAAAGAATAAGTATTGTTCCTGGAGCATTAGCAATGACAAAAACAGCATTCGTACTTTTTTTAGGAAAAGAGAAAAAACAAGCATTAAAATCATATCTTAACAATACAGAAAAAACAATACCGCAACAAATACTAGATGAAATAGAAAACACAATAATCGTAACAGATCAAAAATGA
- a CDS encoding A24 family peptidase produces MVIFDGVSLIVVFALVIASIVDIRIREVPDVLSYCLFAFGIIHSLFLSAYFYDYMFFVSGIFGFLFALVFSLLFYYTGQWGGGDAKLLMALGFLFGVDLFRLRFFDNFFISFFISIFLVGALWGLIWSFFLVFKNFKVFLRGYANFTKSSKLYSFKNWFLGAFVFFILIVFFLGLGLFFKVILWSLLLFCMLYFYLYFFSKVVEKYCMVKRIPVNSLVEGDWIVGKVKLKNGKFFSSSKTGLEKKDIFLLKKNVDFVDVREGVPFVPSFLFAYLICLFFGAWLSLFF; encoded by the coding sequence ATGGTTATTTTTGATGGTGTTTCGTTGATTGTTGTTTTTGCTTTAGTTATCGCAAGTATTGTAGATATTAGGATTAGAGAAGTTCCTGATGTTTTAAGTTATTGTTTATTTGCGTTTGGAATTATTCATTCTCTTTTTTTATCAGCTTATTTTTATGATTATATGTTTTTTGTTAGTGGTATCTTTGGTTTTTTGTTCGCATTAGTTTTTAGTTTATTGTTTTATTATACTGGTCAATGGGGCGGTGGAGATGCTAAATTATTGATGGCTTTAGGTTTTTTATTTGGTGTTGATTTATTTAGATTGAGATTTTTTGATAATTTTTTTATTTCTTTTTTTATTTCTATTTTTTTAGTTGGTGCGTTATGGGGTTTAATTTGGAGTTTTTTTCTTGTTTTTAAGAATTTCAAGGTTTTTTTGAGAGGCTATGCTAATTTTACTAAAAGTTCTAAGTTGTATTCTTTTAAGAATTGGTTTTTAGGAGCATTCGTTTTTTTTATTTTAATAGTGTTTTTTTTAGGATTGGGTTTGTTTTTTAAGGTGATTTTATGGTCTTTACTTTTGTTTTGTATGTTGTATTTTTATCTGTATTTTTTTTCCAAGGTCGTGGAGAAGTATTGTATGGTTAAAAGAATTCCTGTGAATAGTCTTGTTGAAGGAGATTGGATTGTTGGTAAAGTTAAGTTAAAGAATGGTAAATTTTTTTCTTCTAGTAAAACGGGTTTGGAGAAGAAGGATATTTTTTTATTGAAAAAAAATGTTGATTTTGTCGATGTTAGAGAAGGCGTTCCTTTTGTTCCTAGTTTTTTGTTTGCTTATTTGATTTGTTTGTTTTTTGGAGCGTGGCTTAGTCTGTTTTTTTAG